ATCAAATCTTAGTGGTTCAATGAACTCGCCAAAAAAGTTGGAGTTTGAGGATTCTGAGCTGTTGAAGAGGGAAAAAGAAATGTTGGCATCAGCTGGAACAGGCACAACTACCTTTTACAAGTCTGGCATAGATTCCATTGAGGATGAAGCATGGTCACTATTACGAGATTCTATGGTTTACTATTGTGGCAGCCCTATTGGAACAATCGCTGCCAATGATCCCACTGATTCCGGTGTGTTGAATTATGATCAAGTCTTTATTCGTGATTTTATACCTTCTGGTATTGCACTTCTATTAAAAGGAGAGTATGACATTGTTAAGAACTTCATACTCCATACGCTTCAGTTACAGGTAAATTCACTTGCAATGGTATGATCACATAGACAATTTCTGAtggtattttttgtttttgtagatCTCtcaatgttttaattattttttccctCACTTGTATCCTATACAAATAAGACTATGCATCTTAGCTGCGTATATATGGGAGCAAAATGACGATTGTGCTAGCAAGTTATGGTCCTAGGTCAGCCAACACCTGATATTATGGCCGCTATTTTTCACAtgttcatttttttctctttaagtTGATTATTTGGAAAAGTTCTGTTATTTTGTTGACATTGAACTTATATCTAGAGGCATTTTTACTATGCTATTTAGGTTAAAGAACAAAACAGTAATTTCGAGCTACTCTGTCAGTGCAAAAACTgggttttttaataataaaaaattaaattttcatgatgAATAATtcatcaataatttcactttCCTTAATAGTGACATAGTCATTGCTGGTAAACATCCTCAAGTGGTTTACATCTGAATGCTTTGTCACCCTGCTGATTACCTTTATAGTAGACAACTGATACATTctagaaataattaaaatgagTATGACCGTGGATTTAAATATGTCAACAACTATGATTGTGGAATCTTTTAACAGATAGCATATTCGATAGATTTAAAGGACTCTTCTCAAATGATCGTGCTTTGGAATTTGGATACGGTCTTAAATATAGTATGGAAAATGTTATCTATGTAGCTCAATGAACTGTTCTTTGTAATGATAACTAATTTAAATTGTTGGTTTCACATGTCCACCTGCAACTACTCTTCTATGTCAATAACATCGAATTGATAAGACGGATTAGATTTCCTTTTCATTTGTGCACGTGCTTTTCTGGTAATGCATCTGGATCTATGGAATTGGGAAAAATTGCATATAAAATGGTTTAAACTGTATGTCCTACAGTTATATAAGCGTCCTGctttttcttttgctatttgataTTTTATGTTTACTCATATTGCAGAGTTGGGAAAAAACAATGGACTGTCATAGCCCTGGCCAGGGATTGATGCCTGCAAGTTTTAAAGTGCGTTCAACTCCTCTTGATGGTGATGATTCGGCAACCGTGGAGGTATTGGATCCTGACTTTGGAGAGGCAGCTATTGGTCGTGTTGCTCCTGTTGACTCTGGTACAAAATTTTAGTCTGAAAGAGGGTCTCTATTTTCTATTTATGCATTGGAATGGGTTCGGAATTCTTTTGTAACTACCATTTTCATTTTGCAGGATTGTGGTGGATTATATTATTACGGGCATATGGAAAATGCTCTGGTGATCTTTCGCTTCAGGATAGAATTGATGTTCAAACTGGAATCAGGATGATTCTGCGACTATGTCTTGCTGATGGTTTTGATATGTTCCCTACGTTATTGGTTACAGATGGTTCTTGTATGATAGATCGACGCATGGGAATTCATGGACACCCCCTGGAAATTCAGGTTAATGATAATATCTGATTGCAAAGATCAATAACAGAAGCTTTATTTGGTTGTTGCCTTTGCTAGTTGTATTTTTCTTCCTAAAAGAGATTAAGGGtatgataaaaatgaaaaagacatAAGTATAAATTTGGCTCTAGAAGTATGCAGCCTAAGTTACTtagaccatatatatatatatatcggtcAATTTGACCGTCATTCcgtcatttttgtcaaaattgtaTGAATTTAATAGAAATTGGTCACTTGCAAGTTGCAAGCATGTGAATAACAATTTCATTAGTTTAGGCTATTTTGCCAGAAATTAACCAGAATTAggcaaaatatttataaaaaattgacaAAAGTCTAATAGCTTCATCAACTAAAGCTAAATTGACTGAAAATAATAGCATGGGGACTAAATTGACCAGAACTAATAGTATGAGCCAAATTGACCCAAGTAAAAGAATAAGGACCAAAATGATATAATTTGCATAGTTTGAGGGACAATTTATAGTTATGCCAAAGAAAATTTGCGGTTAATTAGTTTTCATGGTATGTTATGCTCACTCTCAAACGTATAGAGAGGAAAATCTATGAAGTAAATGACTTGAATCGTGATCTTTTCCACCTATTTCGTAATTTATGGAACTTGCATATATGGATAGGGAAATGAGGTACAAAGATAAGAAACAGAAATTGACGGTCTGTTTTGCAGTGAGCAATCTCATCAACCTTGTCAAATTTGATGGCATTCTCATTCTGTTATTTTGAGAAACATGTCCTTCAAGATTTTGTTTGAAGAATTACCATATACATGGCTTTTCTTTGATTGATGCAACAAGGGGGTTGAGTTTATTGATATAGTTTGTTATATGTTTCATGCATAAGGATTTTAAGTCTAGTGGCCATGTTTATTTTGCAAAAAGTCTGAAGCTGACCTtgtgaacttttttttttttgcatgcgTTTAGTCACTTTTCTTTTCAGCATTATTAAGTGCACGAGAAATGCTTACTCCAGAGGATGGATCAGATGATCTTACTCGAGCACTGAATAATCGTCTGATTGGtatgataaaaatgaaaaagacatAAGTATAAATTTGGCTCTAGAAGTATGCAGCCTAAGTTACTtagaccatatatatatatatatcggtcAATTTGACCGTCATTCcgtcatttttgtcaaaattgtaTGAATTTAATAGAAATTGGTCACTTGCAAGTTGCAAGCATGTGAATAACAATTTCATTAGTTTAGGCTATTTTGCCAGAAATTAACCAGAATTAggcaaaatatttataaaaaattgacaAAAGTCTAATAGCTTCATCAACTAAAGCTAAATTGACTGAAAATAATAGCATGGGGACTAAATTGACCAGAACTAATAGTATGAGCCAAATTGACCCAAGTAAAAGAATAAGGACCAAAATGATATAATTTGCATAGTTTGAGGGACAATTTATAGTTATGCCAAAGAAAATTTGCGGTTAATTAGTTTTCATGGTATGTTATGCTCACTCTCAAACGTATAGAGAGGAAAATCTATGAAGTAAATGACTTGAATCGTGATCTTTTCCACCTATTTCGTAATTTATGGAACTTGCATATATGGATAGGGAAATGAGGTACAAAGATAAGAAACAGAAATTGACGGTCTGTTTTGCAGTGAGCAATCTCATCAACCTTGTCAAATTTGATGGCATTCTCATTCTGTTATTTTGAGAAACATGTCCTTCAAGATTTTGTTTGAAGAATTACCATATACATGGCTTTTCTTTGATTGATGCAACAAGGGGGTTGAGTTTATTGATATAGTTTGTTATATGTTTCATGCATAAGGATTTTAAGTCTAGTGGCCATGTTTATTTTGCAAAAAGTCTGAAGCTGACCTtgtgaacttttttttttttgcatgcgTTTAGTCACTTTTCTTTTCAGCATTATTAAGTGCACGAGAAATGCTTACTCCAGAGGATGGATCAGATGATCTTACTCGAGCACTGAATAATCGTCTGATTGCTTtgtcatttcatatcagagaatATTATTGGATTGATTTGGTAAAAATTAATGAGATTTACCGTTACAAGACCGAAGAGTATTCGTTTGATGCTGTTAATAAGTTCAATATTTATCCGGATCAAATTTCTCCTTGGTTGGTTGAGTGGATGCCTCATAAAGGAGGTTACCTGATTGGCAACTTACAACCAGCTCACATGGACTTCAGATTCTTTTCTCTAGGAAATTTTTGGGCTATTGTCAGTGGTCTTGCAACAACTAACCAGTCACATGCTATATTAGATCTTATTGAAGCTAAATGGGCAGATTTGGTGGCTGAAATGCCATTTAAGATCTGTTATCCTGCTCTTGAAGGTCGGGAGTGGCAAATCATTACAGGCTGTGATCCCAAGAACACGTAATATATCTAACCTTAAATATAATAAGTTTTCTTATTTTAGTTTGATATTAgtattttagttatttgtttttaatGTAGGCCTTGGTCCTATCACAATGCTGGTTCTTGGCCGACTTTACTATGGCAGGTTAGCATGGTGGCatcctttaatttatctaaattgCATTGTTAATTGCTGGATATTAGGTTTGCCTTTGGAATCTCTAGATTTTAAGGATGTTTGCTCTAGATTTTGCTCTTAATGATTGAAAGGGCCTGCTAATCTGGGTTGCTTACACTTGCCtaagtaattttttatgaatatctGAAGACCGGGGGGGGGGGGTTGATGCTGATGACAGTTGCATTCTTTAACCGTACAAATCCATACGTGAAAATTGTAGATGGAGGACGTTTGCATATTCATAAATATAtccatatttttagattttagatgAATATCCAAAATATTGTAGATGTGGTGGACATTTGCATTCCTTAACCATGCATATCTTATAATTTGCTTATCGAAGATGTTGCTTTGGAGCATAAGCTTGGCAATCAAAGTATGAAATGCTTAAATATAAATCCCTATCGAGCAGCTCACAGTTGCATGCATAAAGATGAATAGACCAGAAATTGCGGCAAAAGCTGTTGCGGTTGCTGAGAAACGTATTTCAAGTGACAAATGGCCCGAATACTATGACACTAAAAAAGCAAGGTTCATCGGAAAACAAGCACGCCTGTTTCAGACCTGGTCTATTGCAGGATTTCTGGTGGCAAAACTTCTGCTTGCAGACCCAAATGCAGCTAAAATGCTGACAACCGAAGAGGATTCTGAACTTGTCGATGCCTTCTCTAGCTTGGTCTGTGGGAACCCAAGAAGAAAACGTGGTCCCAAGACATACATAGTATGAGTTCCGAGTATTTGTGTTCATACCTGATTTTTGTTACATTTTATCGTCTCTAATGGCCATAATTCATAATTGGCTGTTCAAAgatccttatatttttatttatttgattaggTAAAGCCTAATTAATACAATAACCCTATACatttatcataatatttatatgtaaagattgtTTCTCTTAGGACACTAGATAGTATTCAAATGTATTGTCAATACTCCCATCGACTATCGGAACGCTTCGTTTGTCCTACTGTTATGTATATAGTGAATCTACCAaggatttatttgtaaatcatAGAATATttacatctatatatatacatcatcgTAACAATGGTGTTCATGTTTTCTGTTATATTTTCATCGGTgtcttttgattatttttgtgCATCCTTTTTCGAGATTTTATGTTGCAAATTTGCAAATTTTGTGatttatttgaaaaacaaattcaGTAAGGAGAACTGGAAAGAAGTTTAGTGCTTGAATACATATAAACTTTTACTGTTGGTGAGAGTCACTTTGTTAGTGTTTGAATATTCGAAGTGAATGTCCAAGTTTTCCAATTCAGAAGTCAAGTTATGGGTTGCTCTAATGAAAACTATCCACCGTTCGGTTGGTGCAATGACGAAGATGAGATGAAATTGGCTGTTGATTCGGAGTTGTAATTGGTGTAATTGAATTTAGGACTTGGATATTGTTTGGAGGTGTGTCTCAGCCTCAAAAATTGTAACAAGTGAGGGTGGAAGGCTTGGTATTAGGGGGAGTGGAACACCCATGATCGTAAGTAGATTGATAGCCTTAGGTCTATTTCCAAGTTCTTTGCATTGTGTGCCACCAGTAGCATTTTAGCCAGCAGTATAGTGAGCAATGGCAGGAGGATGGAAAACTAACCTTGTTTCAATAGTGCATGTGAAAGGCATGTAATATGGGCAAGACCGCATATGATCAATAAGATCATCCTGAGAGATGGCAGCATCTAGTACAATAAGCTGATCAAACAAACGCTTTGGCAAAATCCATGAAAGTGGAAATGGAGTCATAGTCTCAAGAGAAAGCATaaagagctttttttttttttaagtacgAACTTGAGCTCGAGAACCTGAAATATAAGACTAAGCAACATAGAGAGAATAGTTTCAGAAAGAGATCTAAGGATCCAACTTAACACCATTTGATCCTTGATGTACCAAGTTATGTATTTAGGATTTGGTGTATTGTCAAGTTCTTTGGTGGAGGTTTGGAACCATCAATTTAATGAATCAATTGTCagactaaaaaaaaaaagtaaattgtgTTTTCCAAAGAAGGTGATATTTGAAAGAGTAGGTTTAATTGTTATTTGATTGTGTGATAAAAGAGAAAGACataagagaggaagaagaaaaagatgatgatTGGGAGGTAATAAGAAGGATTGAAATATGAAATTCGTAAACCGTTGttagtaatttaaactaaatgcTTGGAATGAGTGATGGGAAAATTGGCACTTCTTTGGCACCAAATCAGAAAACAGTAAACAAATAGAATACATAGGAATTGTTTACGCAGTTTGATTTCCCTACGTCTGCAGAGCTTAACTCAGTGAGAAATATTCACTATCTTCAACAGTTACAAGAAAGGAATCTAACCTATCACACACCCTATGGCAATTCTCCTCACTTTTGAACCTTGAAGATCAATACTCTCACCAATAAGTTCAACCCTGTGAACTCAACAAGTAAAATCACAATACAAACAGTTTTACTATCAATTTGCACTCTAAAAATAGTTCCTTACTTGAACAAGATTAGTTTTTAAACTCTCGTACAATAACCATTacaagtttattctttaaatagaTTATGttgagacttgctaacataaaAGATCTGTCACAATCccattaaaatagtaataaaacaaTCTACTTACAATATAATGATAGCAAATAATAAAAACATGGACTCTTTGCAACTAATCACATAGAGTTATAATCCAAGTGTCCATGTTCCAAGGGATTGACTTGGGTGAATTGATTCGATCTAATCTTCAGTATGAGTTTCTCAGGTAATATGATCTTCATTATTGGGCTAGATATCTTTCAAATATTCAGTATAACCATTCAAAGCTTTCAATAAATTATCAATACTCAAATATGAAAATTGTCAATAAACAGCTCTAATGCTAGGGAAGTGAGGACTTCCCTAGCACTCAATGTTCTTACTTTTGAGCATAATTCTTGTCGTTTCCTTCACGGTTATATTCTTGCGTTCTACTACCCCATTTTGTTAAACGTTTTAAAAGCTAAGAACTTGTGTTTTATCTCCTCATCATCACAGAATTGTCTAAACTCTTCATTCTCAAACACACACTCATGATCACTGCGTATCCTTCTTATTACTCCAATAAGTTTTCCCTGTTCATTCATAAGCCTTTGCACAATTGTTTAAACTCATCAAATGCATCAGATTTCTCTTTAAAGAACCTTACCTAAGTAAACTTGGATTAGTCATCAAAGCAAATAGGGACATATCTTTTTCCTCCAAGGCTTTCTATTTGAACAAGACTAAATAGATCAATGTGCAAGAGCTCAAGAGGAGCTTTGGTATGTATGTGAGTCAATTTTTTGTGCTTTTCCCAGTGTTGTTTGCCTTTCACACAACTGCTGCAAACTTTAAGGGTGATCCTTATAAGTTTAGGAATGTCTCGAACAACTTCGTATCTAACTGCCTTTGCAATcccttaaaaataaatatgaccAAGTTTCTCATGCCACAATTCCATGTCTATGTTGtagttgtcacatcccaaaaaatTGAGGTTAGAAGAAATGgggataaaaaaataattagattttaaagtaaaaaagaatAGGGTGAGCTAACTTAAAATGCCTTAAAAATTATTGTAGTTACAAGAATAGACCGCCACGCTTAATGATAATGTTgggtttttgaacaatttatccAGAGGAAGTATGAAGCTCAGTCAAGAACTTGAGCAATAATGTAATAAATCTGGATAAAGAATGAAGGAAGATTGAGCTTTAAAAGGCTTGATATTTGCAGGATAAACAAACAGAATTTTACTTGgtaaaagaaagcaaaaattgaaagaatatttttcttgaatgatttctattgaaattcattgattaaaaaagatggcataatgccaatacatataccAGTCATAAGCTGGTCAGCTttaacatatttactatttttagacTTCATTGTAACTTGCACCGCTTGACATTGCAACTTGCAAATCACAACGTGCACAATTAGGTATGCTAATCTATCGATCTTATCAGCACCGAATGCATTAAATACGCTACCTACTTAGTTCTAatttaactaagttacaaaatattacttaaagtaacaaaatgaaactgaAATTGAACAGTAGCATCAACTTCGTAGTTGCATGTACTTTATGTGCTGTAAGTGCGGCTTGATCTGCTTCTTCATACTTCATCTGCACAACTTATGTTGCATGATCTGCTCCTTGGTTGCTTTATCTGTTGCATGCATCAACACTTTTCCTTCGCTTGCATGCTACAAACTCCCATTTTGGATCTTAAATATTCAAATCTTAACACACTAAAGGGCTTTGTTAGGATATCAGCAAGTTTTTCTTCAGAACTGCAATGAATTAGCTTCACTTATTGAGTTTGCTCCATCTCTATAACAAAGTGAAATTTGATCTTGAAGTGTTTCATTCTCCCATGGAATACTGGattttttgcaattgcaacagcagattggTTGTCACAATTGATCTTTGTTGCTTCCCTTTGGTGTTGATTTAAATCGACCATTATTTTTCTTAGCCAAATAGCTTGGTTGATAGCTCTTGCAGCTGCCACATACTCTGCTTCAGCAGTTGATTGAGCAACAACagtttacttctttgaactccagTAAAAAATGGTTGAACCAAAAGTGACTAAATACCGTAAGGTACTCTTCATATCATCTATCGATCCAGCCTAATCACTATCAGCATAGCCAATAATTTCATGTTTTCAACATTGCTAAACAGCATTCCATAGCTCTTAGTACCTTTGATGTACCTGAGCACTCTTTTGGCAGTTTGGAAGTGCTTTTCATTGCAGCAATGCATGAATCTTGAAAGCAAACTTACAGCAAACATAATGTCTGGTCTAGAGGCAATTAAATAGAGCAAACATCCAACTAGACTTCTATAGGTTGATTCACTAACCTTCTCAAAATCGCCTTGGCTTGATAGTTTCCCTCCAATGGCAACTGGTGTACTTGTTGCTTTGCAATTCAGCATGGAGaatttatttagaatttttaatgcAAAAGCCTTCTAACTTAGGAAGATCCCTTGCTGATTTTGGGATACTTCCATGCCAATGAAGTAAGATATTTATCCCAAATCAAATATCTTAAACACTTGCTGCATTTTGCATTTGAAGTCTACCAGCATTGCTTGGTCTCCTCCTGTTGCTAACAGATCATCAACATATAGAGACACTATCAGTTGAGTTTCATTACCTTGCTTTTTTACATACAATGTAGGTTCACTGACGCTTTTTTCAAATCCAAGGCTAGCTAGATAACCATCGATCCTGCTATACCAGGCTCTTGAagcctgtttcaagccatacaaggctttcttcAGTTTGTACACCTTGTATTCTTCACCAACAATTTTGAAGCCTTCAGGCTGCTCAACATATATCTCTTCTTCAAAGAGACCATTGAGAAAGGCTGACTTCACATCGAACTGATGGATTTTCCATTGCAattgtgctgctaaggcaactagCAGCCTTATGGTGTTAAGCctagccactggtgcaaaggtttcaAAGTAATCAATGCCATACTTTTGGCTGAACCTTTTTACAACCAGccttgctttcagtttgttcaagCTTCCATCAGCATTGTGCTTGGCTCTAACCACCCACTTCATTCCGATGACTTTTCTGTTAAGTGGTCTTTCAACTAGCTGCCAGGTCTGATTTTTCTCAATCATATTGATTTCATCAGCCATTGCCTGTTTCCAGCCTTGATGAGCTTCAGCTTCTTCAAAACAGCTTGGTTCAACAGGAGCCAcatgagctctttcataaatctcagccaATGGTCTAGTGCCTGTggctggttcatcatcaatgtctaTTTCAGGACCATTTTGATCAAATTCAGTCTGATTTGTCACTAAATCTTCAGCAGCAgtttttggttcatttttatcCCAGTTCCAACTTGACTTCTCATCGAATACAACATCTCTGCTCATAGAGACCTTGTTTGTTGAAGGATCAAGTATCCTATAACCCTTCTTGATACTTCTGTAACCCATCAGAATAT
The sequence above is drawn from the Gossypium hirsutum isolate 1008001.06 chromosome A05, Gossypium_hirsutum_v2.1, whole genome shotgun sequence genome and encodes:
- the LOC107927538 gene encoding neutral/alkaline invertase 3, chloroplastic; the encoded protein is MSIVSMATSEVVLQVLSGAAPRLLSSDLGSSSSDLALYSKCHFKSVKKKGSRYFKSLKCSSMIRYHIGSYNYRRLVGGFDRNAAINRLGLLGFKCQQADHGSGVGMDEGNGAPFVDNANESNLSGSMNSPKKLEFEDSELLKREKEMLASAGTGTTTFYKSGIDSIEDEAWSLLRDSMVYYCGSPIGTIAANDPTDSGVLNYDQVFIRDFIPSGIALLLKGEYDIVKNFILHTLQLQSWEKTMDCHSPGQGLMPASFKVRSTPLDGDDSATVEVLDPDFGEAAIGRVAPVDSGLWWIILLRAYGKCSGDLSLQDRIDVQTGIRMILRLCLADGFDMFPTLLVTDGSCMIDRRMGIHGHPLEIQSLFFSALLSAREMLTPEDGSDDLTRALNNRLIALSFHIREYYWIDLVKINEIYRYKTEEYSFDAVNKFNIYPDQISPWLVEWMPHKGGYLIGNLQPAHMDFRFFSLGNFWAIVSGLATTNQSHAILDLIEAKWADLVAEMPFKICYPALEGREWQIITGCDPKNTPWSYHNAGSWPTLLWQLTVACIKMNRPEIAAKAVAVAEKRISSDKWPEYYDTKKARFIGKQARLFQTWSIAGFLVAKLLLADPNAAKMLTTEEDSELVDAFSSLVCGNPRRKRGPKTYIV
- the LOC121228993 gene encoding uncharacterized protein, which translates into the protein MLNCKATSTPVAIGGKLSSQGDFEKVSESTYRSLVGCLLYLIASRPDIMFAVSLLSRFMHCCNEKHFQTAKRVLRVELIGESIDLQGSKVRRIAIGCVIGSRAQLIVLDAAISQDDLIDHMRSCPYYMPFTCTIETRLVFHPPAIAHYTAG